The Alicyclobacillus macrosporangiidus CPP55 genome segment GTCCATAAGCCCAGAGACGGCGTACCGTAGTGACCGTAAGGCGCTGCGATTTGTCGAGCCGGAGGTCCTCGCCAACGCCTTCCTGCATGCCGAGACGCGCAAAGTGGACAAATCCGGGTGCATCAGTTTCATGGACCGGAAGTATGAGGTGGGGTTGTCGTTCATCGGTTGCACGGTGGACGTCATTTACGATCCGGCAGACATCAGCGAGGTGACCATCGAGTACGAGGGATATGAACCGTGGAAAGCTCGCCCCATGGTCATCGGTGAGCGGGCTGGCAAACGACCCAAGTTGCCGGAACACTTGAGGCCCCAACCAGCAGACGCCTCCAGGCTGCTGGGCGCTGCGCAAAAACAGCATGAGTGTGTTTGATAACGTAAAAGTTGACCACGTGGGGGTACATTGACAACCAAAAAGTTGACCACCCCGGCACCTCTTTCCTGTACCCTGGAGTTTGGTCCGAACTCTGGGGGCAGGAGGAAAGGAATGTGCTCGAGATGGTCGACAAGGAGTATATCAGAAAGCGGTACTATGTGGACGGGTGGTCGATACGTAAAATCAGCCGGCAATGCCAAGTGTCGCGACAAACAGTACGCAAGATACTGGCCGACGCTGATATCCCCAAGTATCGATTGACCAAACCCCGCTCCCGCCCAGCGATGGAACGATGGATCCCCGTCATCGAGTCCTGGCTTAAGGAGGAGGAGAAGGCGGGAGCCCCCAAGAAACAGCGGTATGTGTCCTCAAGAATTTACGATCGGCTGCAGGAGGAGTACGGCAAGGAGTTCACCGCGGCTGAATCCACCGTCCGGTACTGGGTAAGCAGGCTGAGGAAACGCAGGCAGGAGGTGTATATCCCGCTGACTTCTGACGCCGGTGAGCTGGCACAGGCCGACTTTGGGCGAGTCGTTGTGAAGATAAACGGCAAGAAGACGGAGATCAGCCTGTTCGTCATGCGGTTGCGGTACAGCGGCGTCATCTTTGCCTGTGCCTTCTCTACGGAGAAGATCGAAGCGTTCCTTGAGGGTCACCGCCGCGCGTTCGAATGGTTCGGCGGCGTGCCGCGCAGTGTTCGCTACGACAACCCCAAGACCGCGGTCACCAAGATCCTGGTTGGCCCCGCCCGCGAGGAGCACGTGCTGCTGTCCAACCTGCGTGCTCACTACCTGTTCGACAGCGAATTCTGCCGCCCCGGTGAACCACACGAAAAAGGCAGCGTAGAAAACGGCGTGGGTTACGTCCGCCGTCATACGTGTGTTCCCGTTCCTGACGTAGCCGACCTGGATGCCCTGAACGACCTGATTCTTCAGTGGTGCGAGAAAGAGCGTGGCAAACGGTGGTCCGCTTGGGAGCAAGAGCGGGCGGGGCTGCGTGCGCTGCCGGAGCGCCCTCACCGTTGCGCCACCACACGGCCCGTCACGGTGAACAAGCTGTGTCTCGTCAGCTTTGACCACAACCGCTACTCCGTCCCCAGCATGTACGTGGGCAAGACGCTGCTGCTGAGGGTGTATGCCGAGCGGATTGAGGTGCTCGACAGGGAACGGGTGGTGGCCAGCCACCCCAGGAGCCACGAGCGTCAGCAGACCATCATGGACCTCGGACACTATCTGCCGGTTTTGGCTTACAAACCACATGCCGCCACGCACGCGGCGGTCGTCCGGCAGTTACCAGAGGTGTACCAACGCATCCGGGTCCGGATGGCGAACAGCAGACCGGATGGATACAAGGACTTCGTAGCCATCCTCATGCTGCACCAAGTCTGGCCGGCGAAGGACATTCTGCAGGCCATTGAGGAAATCGGGCCGGATGTCGTCACAGCTGACCAGATCAAGCGGCATCTTCTTCACACCTCACCGGAATCTGCGGGAACCGTGCCAGGCAGTCTGCAAATGTATCGCCTCGCGCAGCCCAATCCGTCCAGATACGACGCACTGACGAAGGGGGTGGTTCACTGATGTCTGACGATGTACACGCAGCCATGGTGGAGATCTACTGCAAGGAGTTGAAGATGCCGGGTTTGCGCAAGGCTTACGCGGCGCTGGCGAGGGAGGCGGGGGTGCAGAACCACTCCCCCGTCCAGTACCTTGCCGCCTGCCTCGCCGAGGAGATGGAGTCACGGAAAGCCAGTCGGCTGCAGACGTACACGGGGCAGGCACGGTTCCCTGCCCACAAGACCCTGCAGGAGTTCGATTTCGCCGCGATTCCGGCGCTGCAGAAGCAGCGGATTGTACACCTAGCGGGGGGAGACTTCATTCGAGCGAAGGAAAACGTGATATGTATGGGGGCCAGTGGAACGGGCAAAACACACATCGCGATAGCCATCGGGCTGGCCGCCATCTCAGCGGGCTACAGAGTGCGGTTCATCACCGTCATGCAGCTGGTCCAGGAGCTCTTACAGGCAGAGTCAGAGTACCGACTGCCCAGATACCTTCGGACGTGGGACAAGTACGACCTGGTCTGCTTGGACGAGTTAGGGTATGTATCCTTAACTCAAGGTGGGCCACTACTGTTCCAATTCTGTGCGGAGCGGTACGAGAAGGGCAGCATCCTCATCACGACGAACCTGGAGTTCGCGAAATGGACGGACGTGTTCCACGACGCGACGCTGACGACAGCCCTCCTCGACCGACTGACCCACCACTCCCACATCCTGCTGTTTGAAGGCGAATCCTACAGGTTCCGAGAGAGCCAAAGACGAGCGGCAGCCGAGCTGTGACGGGAATGTCAGACCTCCGCCAGGCACCAGAATCGCTACGCCAGGGGTGGTCAACTTTTCGATTAGCAAAGTGGTCAACTTTTCGCTTGACAAACACAGCATGAGCAACGTCAACACAGACAGGCACGGGCCATCTCCTACACCTCCGCGTGGAACGAGGTGAAGGGAGATGTTTGAGTCATTCTACGAGTTTAGGCACACCCCGTTCGCCAGAAACATTCCGGCCGGAGAGCTCTACACATCGCCATCGTTGGAGGACACGCTGGGGCGGCTTTCCTACGCGGCGCAGCGGCAACTGTTCTGTGTCGTCACCGGGGACTGCGGAACGGGAAAGACCACGACCATTCGCCGTTTTGCGGAGACACTGGATAGTGCCAAGTACCAGGTCCTCTACCTGTCAGACTCGAAACTCACGCCTCGCCACTTCTACAAAGGACTGTTAGAGCAGCTCGGGTGTGAGTCCAAGTTCTACCGCGGCGACGCAAAGCGACAGTTGCATCGCGAGATAGAACTCATGCGCGGCATTCACCACGTGCAGCCCGTTTGCGTCGTAGACGAAGCTCATCTTCTCGACCGAGAGATGTTGGAGGAGGTGCGCTTCCTGCTCAACTTCCGCATGGATGCGCAAAGCCCCATGGCGCTCATCCTGGTCGGGCAGAGCGAACTCTGGGAGCGTCTAAACCTCCAGGCGTACGCCGCCATCCGCCAACGAATCGACATACAGTGCAAGCTTCCGTATTACGACCGGGCAGAGGTCGGTGAGTACATCCGACGTCACCTGGCCTATGCCGGGGCCGAGCACGATATTTTCTCGGACAAGGCCATCGATGAGGTTTATCGATTCTCCAGTGGCGCAGCACGCATGATCAACAAGGTGTGCACGCACTGCCTCATGTACGGTGCCCAGACGAAGCACCGGATCATTGATGATCACATCGTGAATCTGGTCATACAGGGGGAGTTGACATGACCAGGCGAACTGCAAAGCGCGGCACCCTGCGTTACGACAGACAGTGGGACCGGTTCTCGGTTCAGTGTGGGGACGACTCCGTGTCTTTGCACTGTGGAGAAGTGATTGGTTTGCGAATAGGCAGGCAGTTTGTGTGGGGACGGCTGGAGATGGACATGGCAGGCAGTTGGTGCATCATCTTTCCCGGGTCGACGGATGGAAAATCAACGGTGCTCACGTTAAGAAAAGCGGCAACCTACGACGCCAAGATCTATGTGTAAACTGCAGTGGCAGCGGGGCAACTCGGGTGAGTTGCCCCGTTCATCCGCCATGGCCACCGAATCCGTCAGTTTCCGGACAACAAACACCGTCAACTTATGGCCATTATACGTTGGCTGTAACACAATTGAAAAGTGGATCAACGACCAAATGTTTGGACGGTCATGCACAGTAGTCTTGGTTGGAGAACGGACCGCTGAACGACCGTGGATAAAATACGAAATCAAAAAA includes the following:
- a CDS encoding ExeA family protein — protein: MFESFYEFRHTPFARNIPAGELYTSPSLEDTLGRLSYAAQRQLFCVVTGDCGTGKTTTIRRFAETLDSAKYQVLYLSDSKLTPRHFYKGLLEQLGCESKFYRGDAKRQLHREIELMRGIHHVQPVCVVDEAHLLDREMLEEVRFLLNFRMDAQSPMALILVGQSELWERLNLQAYAAIRQRIDIQCKLPYYDRAEVGEYIRRHLAYAGAEHDIFSDKAIDEVYRFSSGAARMINKVCTHCLMYGAQTKHRIIDDHIVNLVIQGELT
- the istB gene encoding IS21-like element helper ATPase IstB: MSDDVHAAMVEIYCKELKMPGLRKAYAALAREAGVQNHSPVQYLAACLAEEMESRKASRLQTYTGQARFPAHKTLQEFDFAAIPALQKQRIVHLAGGDFIRAKENVICMGASGTGKTHIAIAIGLAAISAGYRVRFITVMQLVQELLQAESEYRLPRYLRTWDKYDLVCLDELGYVSLTQGGPLLFQFCAERYEKGSILITTNLEFAKWTDVFHDATLTTALLDRLTHHSHILLFEGESYRFRESQRRAAAEL
- a CDS encoding DUF5348 domain-containing protein, whose protein sequence is MTRRTAKRGTLRYDRQWDRFSVQCGDDSVSLHCGEVIGLRIGRQFVWGRLEMDMAGSWCIIFPGSTDGKSTVLTLRKAATYDAKIYV
- the istA gene encoding IS21 family transposase — protein: MVDKEYIRKRYYVDGWSIRKISRQCQVSRQTVRKILADADIPKYRLTKPRSRPAMERWIPVIESWLKEEEKAGAPKKQRYVSSRIYDRLQEEYGKEFTAAESTVRYWVSRLRKRRQEVYIPLTSDAGELAQADFGRVVVKINGKKTEISLFVMRLRYSGVIFACAFSTEKIEAFLEGHRRAFEWFGGVPRSVRYDNPKTAVTKILVGPAREEHVLLSNLRAHYLFDSEFCRPGEPHEKGSVENGVGYVRRHTCVPVPDVADLDALNDLILQWCEKERGKRWSAWEQERAGLRALPERPHRCATTRPVTVNKLCLVSFDHNRYSVPSMYVGKTLLLRVYAERIEVLDRERVVASHPRSHERQQTIMDLGHYLPVLAYKPHAATHAAVVRQLPEVYQRIRVRMANSRPDGYKDFVAILMLHQVWPAKDILQAIEEIGPDVVTADQIKRHLLHTSPESAGTVPGSLQMYRLAQPNPSRYDALTKGVVH